In one Niallia taxi genomic region, the following are encoded:
- a CDS encoding DUF2922 domain-containing protein: MTKTLELTFIAANGKQSKLTLGEPLEPVDMETMKTAMDTIIAADVLTTANGDLIAAKGVRVIERNVTEYEL, encoded by the coding sequence ATGACGAAAACACTGGAATTAACCTTTATTGCTGCAAACGGAAAACAATCAAAACTAACGTTGGGGGAGCCTTTAGAGCCAGTTGACATGGAAACGATGAAAACAGCTATGGACACAATCATTGCTGCAGATGTTTTGACAACTGCTAATGGTGATTTAATTGCTGCTAAGGGTGTGCGTGTAATTGAACGAAATGTAACAGAATATGAAC
- a CDS encoding DUF1659 domain-containing protein yields MAQSLLKETSIKLYFQNGVKENGDPQLISKTFNLVKATAAPDQIIQAADSIESIVKYPVHSVTKHESYDITR; encoded by the coding sequence ATGGCACAATCACTATTGAAAGAGACTAGTATTAAGCTATATTTTCAAAATGGTGTGAAGGAGAACGGGGACCCGCAACTTATCAGTAAAACCTTTAATCTAGTCAAGGCAACAGCTGCTCCAGACCAAATTATCCAGGCTGCAGATTCCATTGAATCAATCGTGAAATATCCTGTTCATTCTGTGACAAAGCATGAGAGCTATGATATTACGAGATAA